One part of the Candidatus Hydrogenedentota bacterium genome encodes these proteins:
- the hisH gene encoding imidazole glycerol phosphate synthase subunit HisH, producing the protein MIAIVNYGVGNLDSVLRAFRKCEADAVIATDRAQIDAADHVVLPGVGSFAKAMHFLRESGLLPVMERKILEEKTPLLGICLGFQMLTRHSEEGDACGLGWIDGETRRFRFDDGLPQPKVPHMGWNELERRKSSPLLDGIAPKACFYFAHSYCVHCSDENAVLATSEYGYEFVSAIHKDNLFGTQFHPEKSHASGLRLLRNFIGFGGDA; encoded by the coding sequence ATGATTGCCATCGTAAACTACGGCGTGGGCAACCTGGATTCGGTGCTGCGCGCTTTCCGGAAATGTGAAGCCGACGCGGTTATCGCGACGGACCGGGCGCAAATCGATGCGGCGGACCACGTCGTCTTGCCCGGTGTCGGCTCGTTCGCAAAAGCCATGCATTTCCTTCGGGAAAGCGGCTTGCTCCCGGTCATGGAACGCAAGATTCTTGAAGAAAAGACCCCCTTGCTCGGCATCTGTCTCGGTTTTCAGATGCTGACCCGCCACAGCGAAGAGGGCGACGCGTGCGGTCTGGGCTGGATCGACGGGGAAACGCGCCGGTTCCGCTTTGACGATGGACTGCCGCAACCGAAGGTCCCGCACATGGGCTGGAACGAACTGGAACGGAGAAAATCAAGTCCGCTCCTCGACGGCATTGCGCCCAAAGCGTGTTTCTACTTCGCCCACTCGTACTGCGTGCATTGCAGCGATGAGAATGCGGTCCTGGCGACATCGGAGTACGGATACGAGTTCGTCTCGGCTATCCACAAGGACAACCTGTTTGGAACCCAGTTCCACCCGGAGAAGAGCCATGCCAGCGGCCTGCGCCTGCTGCGCAATTTCATAGGATTTGGCGGCGATGCATAA
- the hisF gene encoding imidazole glycerol phosphate synthase subunit HisF, with product MHKVRIIPVLLLRNWGLEKSIRFGTPKYVGCPINAARVFNKNNVDELVLLDIIATREGRGPTIEIVREIADESFMPFTVGGGIRSVDMMWELLQAGADRVVVNSATIEFPGLIAEGAERFGRQCIVVSIDVRRHENGTCEVFTHAGTRATGLDPVEHARRMESAGAGEIFLNSIDRDGTMEGYDLDLIRRVADAVSVPVIACGGAGNVGHLAQAVYEGHASAVAAGAFFLFYGPRRTVLITYPKDEELMRCFQPGHVRLKDPAAHIDMRAARI from the coding sequence ATGCATAAGGTCCGTATCATACCGGTGCTGCTGTTGCGCAACTGGGGGCTCGAGAAAAGTATCCGTTTCGGCACCCCCAAGTACGTTGGGTGCCCAATCAACGCGGCGCGCGTTTTCAACAAAAACAACGTGGACGAACTGGTCCTGCTCGACATCATAGCAACCCGGGAAGGGCGCGGGCCTACAATTGAGATCGTGCGCGAAATCGCAGACGAGTCGTTCATGCCCTTCACGGTTGGCGGCGGCATCCGTTCCGTGGACATGATGTGGGAACTGCTTCAGGCCGGGGCGGACCGCGTTGTCGTGAATTCCGCAACCATCGAATTCCCGGGTCTCATTGCCGAGGGTGCGGAGCGCTTCGGCCGTCAGTGCATCGTTGTCTCGATCGACGTGCGGAGACATGAGAATGGGACCTGCGAGGTGTTCACGCACGCGGGAACGCGTGCAACGGGCCTCGACCCGGTGGAGCACGCGCGCCGCATGGAGAGCGCCGGGGCGGGCGAGATATTCCTGAACTCCATCGACCGCGACGGGACTATGGAAGGCTACGACCTGGACCTGATCCGCCGCGTGGCCGACGCCGTCTCTGTCCCCGTCATTGCGTGCGGCGGCGCGGGCAACGTGGGCCATCTCGCGCAGGCAGTATACGAAGGGCACGCTTCCGCCGTGGCGGCGGGCGCCTTCTTTCTCTTCTACGGGCCGCGGCGGACGGTGCTTATCACCTATCCGAAGGACGAGGAACTGATGCGGTGCTTCCAGCCGGGCCATGTGCGGCTGAAAGACCCTGCGGCGCACATCGATATGCGGGCCGCGCGTATCTGA
- a CDS encoding N-acetyl sugar amidotransferase — MTEKRLCSRCVMDEEVPGFRFDAQGVCNYCHMHDKLERMYPRGPEGERILQKMAAKMKRAGRGRKYDCVVGVSGGRDTSFCLHYCKERLGLRPLAVHFDNGWDSEMAKTNLARLCSALDVDLHTIIMDWPESRDLTNATIRACVPYIDLTDDVGIASALYRTAASENVRYIILSHSFREEGITPLKWNYIDGRYTRALIERFGTMEYRQFRNVDLHHMFYWALIKRIHVVNITNYYDDVGEHVEELLAERYGWVDTGQHHMDNEMFALVYYYARHKFGFDWRVVELSAKVRTGVITREQALEALAQTPYFENESLVNYGLKKQGFSREEFDAILKAPNKYFTDYPSYYPLLRLFRLPIRILCRLHVVPAHAYEKFFEAI, encoded by the coding sequence ATGACCGAAAAGAGACTGTGTTCGCGCTGTGTGATGGACGAGGAAGTGCCGGGTTTCCGGTTCGACGCGCAGGGCGTCTGCAACTATTGCCATATGCACGACAAACTCGAGCGCATGTATCCCCGCGGCCCGGAAGGCGAACGCATCCTGCAGAAAATGGCCGCGAAGATGAAACGCGCGGGCCGGGGCCGCAAGTATGACTGCGTCGTCGGCGTCAGCGGTGGACGCGACACATCCTTCTGCCTGCACTACTGCAAAGAACGCCTCGGCCTGCGGCCGCTCGCCGTCCATTTCGACAACGGCTGGGATTCCGAGATGGCCAAGACAAACCTGGCCAGGCTGTGCAGCGCCCTCGACGTCGACCTGCACACCATCATCATGGATTGGCCGGAATCGCGCGACCTCACCAATGCGACGATCCGCGCGTGTGTCCCCTATATCGACCTCACGGATGATGTCGGCATCGCGAGCGCCTTGTACCGCACCGCGGCGAGTGAAAACGTCCGCTACATCATCTTGAGCCATTCGTTCCGCGAAGAGGGCATCACGCCGCTGAAGTGGAACTACATCGACGGACGCTATACACGGGCGTTGATTGAGCGTTTCGGCACAATGGAGTACAGGCAGTTCCGCAACGTGGACCTGCACCACATGTTCTACTGGGCGCTTATCAAGCGCATTCACGTCGTGAATATCACCAATTATTACGATGACGTGGGGGAACACGTGGAGGAACTGCTGGCCGAGCGATACGGCTGGGTCGATACGGGCCAGCACCACATGGACAACGAGATGTTTGCGCTGGTTTATTATTATGCGCGGCACAAGTTCGGCTTTGACTGGCGCGTCGTCGAGCTGTCGGCCAAGGTGCGCACGGGCGTCATCACCCGGGAGCAGGCCCTGGAAGCGCTTGCGCAGACCCCGTACTTCGAAAACGAGTCGCTCGTGAACTACGGCCTGAAGAAACAGGGATTCTCGCGGGAGGAATTCGACGCGATTCTGAAAGCGCCGAACAAATACTTTACCGACTATCCCTCCTACTATCCCCTGCTGCGCCTGTTCCGGCTCCCCATCAGGATTCTCTGCAGGCTGCACGTCGTGCCCGCGCACGCCTACGAGAAATTCTTCGAGGCCATCTGA